ATGGATAGCTATGGCAAAAGGCTCAAAGTTTGTCCAAGAAGCCCACGAGGAGCATATCAAAAACTTTGACTTCCAAAATGATGATATAAAAAATCTCTTTTGTGATTTGGATTCTTATGAATATACAAAACACATAGATTCTAAAATCAATACCAAAGACAAAACACTAAATCCAAAACTTAATGGTGGGTTGTTTTTCTATGGAGTGTTGCAACCATATCGCTACTCGCCTAGCAAAATCAATATCGCACTTGGGTGGGTAAGCTGCCTGCTAGGTATTGTGCTCTTTGTCGCACATATTATGAGTATATTTTGCACGACATTATGCCTAATAGGGTGCATTGTGCTTATTTTGGGTATCTTTGTGGTGTTGTGTTTTTCATCAAAACGCTTAAAAGTTACCTTAAGAGGCAGGGGAAACATAGCAAAAAAGGAGCAAGAATGAAAAAATGGCTATTTGGTTATTTTGCGTTGGTAATGTTTGCAAATGCAAGCATATTTGTAGAGTCCGTAGGACTAGGCGAGAGTGTGCAAAGCGCGAAGAAAGACGCTATAAACAACGGCATAAGGGAAGCTGTGGGCGAGTATGTCCGCGCTAAGCAGACATTGCAAGATGAGAATCTAAACGAGCAGATTTTCAACTTCTCAAATGCCTACTTGCTAGACTATAAACAGCTAAGTGTAAGCAAACTACCAAATGGAATGTATGAAGTCAAAGCCAAGCTAGAGATAGAAGATGGCAAGCTAGTAGGTGTGCTAAGAGATTTGCAAGTAGATGTCAAAAATGTAGATGATGGGACATTCAAAGTCTATGTAAGCGAGAAGCAAAAGCAAATAGATAGCTTTGCCAAACTGTTTGATGAAGTGGTGCTAGAGCCTTTGCGAAGTGGGGAAGCCTATCAAGTAAAGGTGCTAAACTTTGAGCCTTGTGAGCTAAGTAGCAGAAAAAACGCAACTTGCAGAAATGGGCAATATATCATATCTTTTAGTATGGACTATCAAAGGGGATATTTGGAAGGGGTAGCAAAACTGCTAAAAAGTGCGGGAGCGCAAAAATGCCCCAATCCTCAACCAACAGAAGGATTAAGAAAAGAAGTAGCGTTTTTTCTATTTGGGGAATGTATCTTTTTGCCTAGAAAGTTTAGCGACACGATTGATTTGAACCTGCACCAGCGGCAGGGAATAGCGATTTTGCGGTTAGAACTACTTGATGAAAATAAAAAAACCATAGCATCTTTTTCGCCAAATGAAAAAAATACAAATGGTTTATTTATTAAACAAAATTCCATTCTTTATTCCCCTCACAATCCTGCAGATTTATGTCACCTTATGAGTATGCGAAACCCCTTTAATGCACATAGTTTTTTTTCAAGTTGTTTTGATTTTCCTAGAGAATTTATATATTCATTTTACAGTCAAATGACTTTTGTACATACAAAGAATATTTTTCCATACTACGCGATGATAGATTCTGAAACAATCGCACGAATCAAAGAGATAAAAATCTCTTTTGAGCCTCGAAAATAAATCTAGAACAAAGGAGCAACAATGGGTAAAAACTTTTTGTCAATCAGCGTGCTTATCTTGTGTAGCGCATTTGGCACACTACAAGCACAGCAAGAATTTAGTGCTACTAATGGCGTGGTATATAAGCTAAATAATGACGGAAGCCTAAAGAGTATCAAGGCACGCGAGGAAGCAGATATGCTGATAGGCGATAGGCGAGATGAGCAATCGTGCATCAAAAAAGCCACACTAAAGGCAAAAGCAGAAATAGCTAAGTTTCTAAAAGAGGGGATAAAGGCAGAGGAGACGCTCTCCAACATAGAAAAAACCCTTAGCGATACAAAAGCTGGAGCTAGTCGCAAAATCGCTGAAACACTTTCACAAAATATATCCTCTCAAGCAGAGGCGTTGCTTCGTGGTGTGATTGTGCTAGAATCCAAAGTATTTCGTGCGGAAAAATACTGCGAAGTAACGCTAGGAATGAGCGAAAAAAGTATGAATGCAGCCCAAAGCACACAAAACGCGCTTGATAAGTCATTTAGTGGAGGAAAAATAGGCAATGAAGCAAAGCCGCGCACGCAAGAAGCACAAAGCGATGATTCCACACATAGACGCTCGCCACACTACAATGATTTCTAAAATTTCTAAGTGCGCTTTTTTGTGGGTTTTGCCACTTTGCTTCGCGTGTGTAGCAAATGCGTTTGACATAGATACATTTGCCACAAATGCGCTAAAAAATGGGCAGATAAACCAAAATGCGCAATCTCAAATCATAGAGCAAGAAAACTTTATCATCGCATTTGTATCCCTCACAAATCCACTGCAAGATAGAGAAGCAAAGCTAGCACACAAAGGCGAGCTGTATGCCAAACTAGCGATTTTTGAGCACTATCAAGCAAGGGATAAAAAGCTAAAAAGTCTGCAGATTTCTAATGCTCTGCACTCTTCTATCATAAAGCACAACAACAAAATCTATCTAGCCCTAGCGATAAATCACGCAAATATCACAAAATCTTATGATGAATCTAGTGAGCAAAACACACGCGAAATCTACGCACAAAAAGCCAAAATGCTAGAATCTAGCTTGAAGCAAGATGATGATATATCCACGCTAAAAGAACTTGCGCGTATATATGAGAGGCTAGGAGAGATTGAAAAGTATGATGAGATACAAGAGAGAATCTTGCAAAAAGAGTTTGAGTTTTAGCTAAATCATCAGCAAATAGCGACACTACGGATAGAAGCACAAACAAATGTCAAATGTATTGCATAAGCCAAGAAAGAATCTTAGAAATTTTTTTGAAACAAAAATATATGCCTTTGGGATTAGTCTTATCATCGTTATAAACGCTATCACGCTTGGGTTAGAGACTTCTGCGTATTTTAGGATAAATGCAGAGCTTATCTTAAATGTCATTGATGAGATTTGTCTAGGTATTTTTGCGCTTGAATTGTTTTTGAGAATCTTTGCTTTTGGATTTGGATTTTTTATAGACAAAAATCAAAAAGGGTGGAATCTTTTTGATTTTATCATCATAGCACTTAGTATTTTTGGGATAAGTGAAATGAGTATTTTACGCTCACTAAGGATTTTTCGGGTTTTGCGACTTGTGTCCGTGCTTCCACAGATGCGACTAATCACAGAAGCAATGCTTCACACCCTGCCAAGTCTAGTGAGTATTTTGGCTTTGATTTTGGTGTTTTTTTATATGTATGGTGTGCTATGTGTAAATCTTTTTGGTGGGGCATTTCCACAATTTTTTGGGACTTTGGGCGTGAGCTTTTATACGCTTTTTCAGATAATGACACTAGATAGCTGGAGTTCAAACATAGCTTTGCCCATAATCAAAGTATATCCTTACGCTTGGATAGTGTTTATAAGCTTTATTTTAATCATAAGCTATGTGGTGCTAAATCTTATCGTAGGTGTAGTCGTAGAGGCTATCGCAGAAATCAAAGAACGCACAAGAAAAGCAAAATCCTAGATAAAAGCGATATAAAAGCAAAAACAAAAGCGCAGTGGGGGGCAAAATCTTATAAAAATCATATTTTTATCCACACTCCAAATAGATGATTTATCACAAAAAGTGCCGAAACCTAACCAAAATCCCAAAATACACAACAAAAACGCACAAACACTTCCTAAAACTTCAAAAACTTCTGCCTAGCTAAGAGATTTTATAAGATTTTTTTGGCACAATTACATACAAATTTTATTTGAAGCGACATTTTGCGTGATTTCTTAGCGCGAAAATTTACAAATATAAGGTAGCACCAAATGCAAAAATCCCCCAAATCCCAAAACACACCCGATACACTCTCACAAAATCTAACCAAACTATCCAAGCAAAACGAACCACTACTAAAGCAAATGGCAAAAGAGCTACGCTTTTTGTGTGCTGATATTGTCGAGGGGGCAAATAGCGGACACCCCGGCACTCCTATGGGACTAGCTGAAGTCGCCACCACGCTTAGCTATCATATCGCGCTAAATCCCAAAAATCCCAAATGGCTAAACCGAGATAGACTTGTATTTAGTGGTGGGCACGCTAGTGCGCTGCTATACTCACTACTGCATTTGTGGGGGTTTGATATTAGCTTAGATGATTTACGCAATTTTCGCAAGCTAGGCTCAAAAACTCCCGGACACCCCGAATACCCACTAACTCAAGGTGTAGAAATCACCACAGGACCGCTAGGGCAAGGCATAGCAAACGCACTAGGATTTGCCCTAAGTGCAAAATATGCTAACTATCTTTTTGACAAAAACTCCCCACAAGACAAAGCGCAAAAAGACGAAATCCTAAACCACAAAGTCTATTGCATTTGTGGCGATGGGGATTTGCAAGAGGGAATCAGCTATGAAGCAGCCTCTCTAGCAGGACATCATAAGCTAAATAACCTAATCATCATCTATGATAGCAACAATATCACTATCGAGGGCGAAGTAGGAGTGGCTTTTAGCGAAAATGTCAAAGCGCGATTTGAAGCGCAAGGCTTTAGCGTGTATGAGTGCGATGGGCACGACTTTTTTAGCATAGACTGTGCTTTGGCACAAGCTAGGGCAAACACCACTTCCCCCACGCTCATCATCGCCCACACCACTATCGGCAAAGGAGCTAGCACGCTAGAGGGTAGCCACAAAACTCACGGCGCACCACTTGGTGCAGAGATTTTGGCTGAATCCAAAAAAAAAGCGGGACTAGATTCTACTAAATCATTTTATATAAGCGATGAAGTGCGATTTGGCTTTGCCACCACGCAAGAAGTCGGTGCAAGCTTGCAGGCGCAATGGGAGCAAGATTTAAGCAAAAATGACAAAGAGATTTTAGAAGCATTACTCCACCCTGATTTTAGCGCGATAAAATATCCTAGATTTGAAGTGGGAGCAAGTGTAGCTACACGCTCAAGCAATGGCAAAATCTTAAATGCGATTAGCAAAGAGATTTTGGGATTTTTGGGCGGTAGCGCAGACTTAGCACCGAGCAATAACACCGCGCTAGAAAACGAGGGGGATTTCCCAAATGGCAAAATAGCGCACTTTGGGATACGAGAGCACTCTATGGGTGCGATATGCAATGGTATAGCAAACTATGGGCTGTTTTTGCCTTTTTGTGCGACATTTTTTGTATTTAGCGACTATATGGCGGCAAGTGTGCGTGTGGCGAGTATTATGCGCTCTAAGGTTTTTTATATCTGGACACACGATTCTATCGGTGTGGGCGAAGATGGAGCTACTCATCAGCCTGTTGAGCAGCTAAGCCATTTCCGTGCTATGCCAAATCTGCTTGTTTTTCGTCCCGCAGATGCAAACGAAAATATTGCTTGCTGGCAAGTGGCTCTGCATTCTAGCACACCTTGCGCGTTTGTGCTATCTAGGCAAAATCTACCCGTGCTAGAATCTAGTAGTGTAGAGTGTGTCTCAAAAGGTGCTTATATCATTAAAGACATTGGGCAAAAATCTCAAAATACACCCGCCCAAAATACGCCACCTCAAATAACCACTCCTCAAATAACTCTACTTGCAAGCGGTAGCGAGGTGCACACCTGCCTAAGTGCAGCCCAAATCCTAGAATCTAGCGGTATTCCTACTCGTGTGGTTAGTATGCCTTGCTTTGATTTGGCATTGCAAAATAGAGAATATGTGGATTCTTTGCTTGGTGGCAAAGTGCTAGCTGTGGAAGCTCTAAGAGGGCTAGAGCTATATGCTTTTGCTGATAGTGTGCTAGGAATGGATAGTTTTGGGCACTCTGGCAAGGGCGATGAGCTGTTTAAGCATTTTGGGTTTAGTGCCCAAAACATCGCAAATCGTGCTAAAGAAATGCTAGAATCCAAAAATAAATAAATAAAAAGCGTAGCAAAAATGACAAAAGCAAATAAAGATAAAAGCACGATGAGTGGGATTCATCAAATCATTTGCACAAAAGGATTCCCAAGTGCCTGCGCTCCAAAAAATCATACTTCAAAAAACCCTGCTTCAAAAAGCCACATTTCAAAAACATTGTCCTCAAAAATATTAGTTTCAATGCCTTCAAAATCTCTAGCTTCAAAGGCTTCAAAATCTGTCGTTTTAGGCATAGGTGCAAATATCGGCACGCAAGATAAAATCTTGGCTAGATTTTGGCATTTGCTTTGCTTTTTTGCTTCACATTCTAGGATTTTTGGCATTTCTACAAGCCCGATTTATCGCAATCCCCCCTTTGGCTACGCCAATCAAGCGCATTTTTATAATGCGCTTGTAACTCTTAGCACCTCGCTTAGCCTTTTGCAAATCTACGCGCTTGTGTTTTATGCCGAGCGAAAATTTGGACGAGTGCGCAAAAGGGAATTTAAAAACGCACCAAGAATGATTGATATTGATATTATTTTTTATAGCGATTGTATCTTTAGGGCGAAATATCTCACGCTTCCGCACCCTAGCTATCACAACCGCGCAAGCGTGCTGATACCTATGCTTTGCTTACTATATCAGCAAGGCAAAATGCAAAGATACGCTTGCAAAATTACAAAATCCAAAGATTTAAGGCAAAATAAGGGGCAAAAATGAAAACTTTTACTTTTAGTGGAGAAACTCCTGCAGAAGCACTAAAAAAAGCTAGAGACGCGCTAGGCGATGACGCGATGATAATCCAAACCAAAGAAGTTCGCAAAAAATCGCTAAACCAAGCAGGACTATACGAACTCGTGGTGGGGGTAAGTGATGAAATGGCTTTAGGCAATGGTATGGATTCTCTCCAAAATGTGCAAGCCCAAGATACAGAAAACATAGAATCCCTGCCCAAAAACAGCATAAAGCGCAGGCTTAGCGAAATACAAGAGCGAGAGTTTGCCGAGAAAAAACGACAAAAAAATCTAAGCAAAATGCTAGATGATGATGTAACCATACAGCTTTCAGACGCAGTGCGAGAAATCCGCGAAGTAATGGGCACACCAAGCCCTGTAAACACAGCCAACAAAAGGCGTGGTAAAAAAAGCGAAAAACTCATCTTGCCCCAAACCTCACAAATCGAGCTACGCGAGGAAGAGGAGGAAGTGCAAGACACGCAAACATATAGCCAACTAGAAGAGCAAAATCTGGCAAATGTGGAAAGCACAGATGATGAGTATGGATTTGACTTTGGCGGCGATTATGAAGCAAATGACTTTGGCAAGGCAAATGCCTACGCACAAGCAAGGGCGTATAACACCCTAGAATCTATCCAAAATATCAGCCAAAATCTAAACAATGAAAAGCAGATTGCACCAAAAAAGATAAGCCCCAAAATCATATCAAAAGACAACAAAGAAGCCCTAAAAAGTGCGCTAAAAAAAATCAAAAATGCACGCACGCAAGGCGAGCAGCAAGCTGGACAAGCCCTGCTAGACACCATAGAATCAAAGCAAGCAAACTCTCAAGCAAGCCTAGAATCTGGCGCGTTTAAAGACATTTATAGCGAGCTAAAATCCCTAAATGACAAAATCAAACTTATCCAAAACACGCTTTGGGAGGAGAAGCGTCCAAGTATGGGCATAGAAGTGCCAAAAGAGTTTGCCGAAATCTATCGCATAGCCAAAGCAAGCGGTATGAATAAAGACCATATCGAAGAGATTATGCGCTTAAGTTTAGAATTTATGCCACTGAAGATGCGCTCACAAAGTGCGACTATCAAGCGATATTTCCGCGAAGTGATGAGGAAAATGATATATTGCCGCAAAGAAAGTGGTGTAGGCAAAAAAATAATGATGTTTGTAGGACCCACAGGAGTTGGCAAAACCACCACTATCGCAAAGCTAGCGGCTAGATTTTCACAGATTTTGCCACAAAAAAAGAAAGTAGGTATCATCACGCTAGATGATTACCGCATAGGTGCTATGGAGCAGCTTGCTTGGTATGCTCGCAAAATGCGGCTAAGTATCGACTCTGTAAGCGAGCCAAGCGATTTTTTGAACAAAATCGAAGCGATAAGGTATTGTGATTATATACTTATCGACACTGCTGGGCATTCTCAATACGATAAGCAAAAGATAAACGCGCTTAAAAAGTTTGTCAAAAATGACGAATATAAGATAGATGTAACGCTCGTGCTATCAGCTAGCACCAAGTATGAGGACTTAAAAGACGCTTACTCCTCGTTTGGCGAGCTAGAGATAGATACGCTTATCTTTAGCAAACTTGATGAAGCACGCGGGCTTGGCAATATATTTTCCCTCGTCTATGAGACAAAAAAGCCCATAAGCTACCTATGCGTAGGGCAGGAAGTGCCAAGCGATGTGATTGTAGCAGACAATAATTATCTCGCCGATTGTTTGATGGGCGGGTTTTTTTACCCTGATAAGGAAACAAAATGAATCAAGCACACAACTTAGAATCTATGATGAAATCCCCTAGAAAAACTACGGCGAAGTTTATCGCCGTTACTTCAGGCAAGGGAGGTGTGGGGAAGTCAAATATCTCGGCAAACCTTGCATATTGCCTACACAAAATGGGCTATCGCGTGGGGGTGTTTGACGCGGATATTGGGCTAGCGAACTTGGACTTAATCTTTGGTGTAAAGACAGAAAAAAATATTTTGCACGCACTAAAAGGCGAAGTGGATTTTAG
This genomic stretch from Helicobacter macacae MIT 99-5501 harbors:
- the flhF gene encoding flagellar biosynthesis protein FlhF, which translates into the protein MKTFTFSGETPAEALKKARDALGDDAMIIQTKEVRKKSLNQAGLYELVVGVSDEMALGNGMDSLQNVQAQDTENIESLPKNSIKRRLSEIQEREFAEKKRQKNLSKMLDDDVTIQLSDAVREIREVMGTPSPVNTANKRRGKKSEKLILPQTSQIELREEEEEVQDTQTYSQLEEQNLANVESTDDEYGFDFGGDYEANDFGKANAYAQARAYNTLESIQNISQNLNNEKQIAPKKISPKIISKDNKEALKSALKKIKNARTQGEQQAGQALLDTIESKQANSQASLESGAFKDIYSELKSLNDKIKLIQNTLWEEKRPSMGIEVPKEFAEIYRIAKASGMNKDHIEEIMRLSLEFMPLKMRSQSATIKRYFREVMRKMIYCRKESGVGKKIMMFVGPTGVGKTTTIAKLAARFSQILPQKKKVGIITLDDYRIGAMEQLAWYARKMRLSIDSVSEPSDFLNKIEAIRYCDYILIDTAGHSQYDKQKINALKKFVKNDEYKIDVTLVLSASTKYEDLKDAYSSFGELEIDTLIFSKLDEARGLGNIFSLVYETKKPISYLCVGQEVPSDVIVADNNYLADCLMGGFFYPDKETK
- the folK gene encoding 2-amino-4-hydroxy-6-hydroxymethyldihydropteridine diphosphokinase, giving the protein MPSKSLASKASKSVVLGIGANIGTQDKILARFWHLLCFFASHSRIFGISTSPIYRNPPFGYANQAHFYNALVTLSTSLSLLQIYALVFYAERKFGRVRKREFKNAPRMIDIDIIFYSDCIFRAKYLTLPHPSYHNRASVLIPMLCLLYQQGKMQRYACKITKSKDLRQNKGQK
- a CDS encoding RipA family octameric membrane protein, translating into MSRKADLEHKLEMYKILYGAYADEIKNLWQRSIFLGAFMVLVWSGYGALQLKAIEPKIVENLAQSVQNGETNTLVYISTSLGLCAVIIVLSWLWIAMAKGSKFVQEAHEEHIKNFDFQNDDIKNLFCDLDSYEYTKHIDSKINTKDKTLNPKLNGGLFFYGVLQPYRYSPSKINIALGWVSCLLGIVLFVAHIMSIFCTTLCLIGCIVLILGIFVVLCFSSKRLKVTLRGRGNIAKKEQE
- the tkt gene encoding transketolase, with the translated sequence MQKSPKSQNTPDTLSQNLTKLSKQNEPLLKQMAKELRFLCADIVEGANSGHPGTPMGLAEVATTLSYHIALNPKNPKWLNRDRLVFSGGHASALLYSLLHLWGFDISLDDLRNFRKLGSKTPGHPEYPLTQGVEITTGPLGQGIANALGFALSAKYANYLFDKNSPQDKAQKDEILNHKVYCICGDGDLQEGISYEAASLAGHHKLNNLIIIYDSNNITIEGEVGVAFSENVKARFEAQGFSVYECDGHDFFSIDCALAQARANTTSPTLIIAHTTIGKGASTLEGSHKTHGAPLGAEILAESKKKAGLDSTKSFYISDEVRFGFATTQEVGASLQAQWEQDLSKNDKEILEALLHPDFSAIKYPRFEVGASVATRSSNGKILNAISKEILGFLGGSADLAPSNNTALENEGDFPNGKIAHFGIREHSMGAICNGIANYGLFLPFCATFFVFSDYMAASVRVASIMRSKVFYIWTHDSIGVGEDGATHQPVEQLSHFRAMPNLLVFRPADANENIACWQVALHSSTPCAFVLSRQNLPVLESSSVECVSKGAYIIKDIGQKSQNTPAQNTPPQITTPQITLLASGSEVHTCLSAAQILESSGIPTRVVSMPCFDLALQNREYVDSLLGGKVLAVEALRGLELYAFADSVLGMDSFGHSGKGDELFKHFGFSAQNIANRAKEMLESKNK
- a CDS encoding ion transporter → MSNVLHKPRKNLRNFFETKIYAFGISLIIVINAITLGLETSAYFRINAELILNVIDEICLGIFALELFLRIFAFGFGFFIDKNQKGWNLFDFIIIALSIFGISEMSILRSLRIFRVLRLVSVLPQMRLITEAMLHTLPSLVSILALILVFFYMYGVLCVNLFGGAFPQFFGTLGVSFYTLFQIMTLDSWSSNIALPIIKVYPYAWIVFISFILIISYVVLNLIVGVVVEAIAEIKERTRKAKS